A genome region from Fervidobacterium changbaicum includes the following:
- a CDS encoding HPr family phosphocarrier protein, with product MVEAKVTLQNPSGLHARPASIFVTQATRFKSDILIVKDGKEVNAKSILNILAMGAKKGDEIILRIKGEDEKEALDTLVKLLQSLNE from the coding sequence ATGGTTGAAGCAAAGGTAACGTTGCAAAATCCATCAGGACTTCACGCAAGACCTGCTAGCATATTTGTTACTCAGGCAACCAGGTTCAAAAGCGATATTCTTATAGTCAAAGATGGCAAAGAAGTAAACGCAAAAAGCATACTAAACATTTTAGCGATGGGTGCTAAAAAAGGCGATGAGATTATTTTAAGAATTAAAGGTGAAGATGAAAAGGAAGCTTTAGATACTTTAGTAAAACTTCTTCAAAGTTTAAATGAGTAG
- the ptsP gene encoding phosphoenolpyruvate--protein phosphotransferase — MLTGIPVSEGFGIGRAIVIKKEINIKYYKPNSTEEEIEKFKEAIEKAKQEISEIKEQAEQNLGANKAMIFDAHLLILDDPEFVKMVKEKIQQGTNAEWAVAETAEFYANLLASLDDEYMKERANDIKDVSERLIRILHGASALYIDLKNIPEGSVIIAEDLTPSETAQMDKTKVVGFVTQQGGKTSHAAIIARTYEIPAVAGVKGVLEYVKDGDIVIVDGYQGIVLINPDQQVVEEYEKRMKEEKKKKEELKRLVVSEVKTGDGRKVKVYSNIGFPEEVEIALKNGAEGIGLFRTEFLFMNRNSPPSEDEQFTAYKYVLEKMKGKPVIIRTLDIGGDKNISYLNIENELNPFLGYRAIRLCLNNKELFKTQLKALLRASVYGNLKIMFPMITTANEVKQAKEILQEARDELKKKGIDLCDKIEVGIMIETPAAALASDILADEVDFFSIGTNDLIQYTLAIDRTNEKVSYLYDPLNLSVLRLIKMTVDNAHKKGKEVGVCGEMASDEKAVPVLIGIGVDELSVNPSKILRVKKKIENTNYISEKEKLEEYLLGN, encoded by the coding sequence ATGCTCACTGGAATACCTGTGTCGGAAGGATTTGGAATAGGAAGAGCTATAGTTATTAAAAAAGAGATTAATATAAAGTACTACAAGCCAAACAGTACAGAAGAAGAGATAGAAAAGTTTAAAGAAGCTATTGAGAAAGCTAAGCAAGAGATTTCAGAGATAAAAGAACAGGCAGAACAAAACCTTGGTGCGAATAAAGCAATGATATTTGATGCCCACCTTTTGATTCTCGATGACCCTGAATTTGTTAAAATGGTAAAAGAAAAGATACAACAAGGAACAAATGCTGAGTGGGCAGTTGCCGAGACGGCTGAGTTCTATGCGAATTTACTTGCGAGTTTAGACGATGAGTATATGAAAGAAAGAGCAAATGATATTAAAGACGTTTCCGAGAGGTTGATTAGAATTCTCCATGGTGCAAGTGCTTTGTATATAGATTTAAAAAATATCCCTGAAGGAAGCGTTATTATAGCTGAGGATTTAACACCATCCGAAACTGCCCAGATGGATAAAACAAAAGTGGTGGGTTTTGTTACGCAGCAGGGTGGAAAGACTTCTCATGCAGCAATAATCGCTCGAACATATGAGATTCCTGCTGTAGCAGGTGTAAAGGGAGTGCTTGAGTATGTAAAAGATGGTGATATAGTAATTGTGGATGGTTATCAAGGTATAGTTCTAATTAACCCTGACCAACAGGTAGTTGAAGAATATGAAAAAAGAATGAAAGAGGAAAAAAAGAAGAAAGAGGAATTAAAAAGACTTGTCGTCTCCGAGGTTAAAACAGGAGATGGCAGAAAAGTAAAAGTATATTCAAATATCGGCTTTCCTGAAGAGGTTGAAATAGCATTAAAAAATGGTGCTGAGGGGATCGGGCTTTTTAGAACAGAGTTTTTGTTTATGAACAGAAATTCACCACCTTCGGAAGATGAGCAGTTTACTGCATATAAATATGTACTTGAGAAGATGAAAGGAAAACCTGTTATTATAAGAACTCTAGATATTGGTGGTGACAAAAATATTTCCTATTTAAACATAGAAAATGAGCTTAATCCATTTTTAGGTTACAGAGCGATTAGGCTTTGTTTAAATAACAAGGAATTATTTAAAACTCAACTAAAAGCGCTTTTGAGAGCATCCGTATACGGGAATTTGAAGATTATGTTTCCTATGATAACTACTGCTAATGAGGTAAAGCAAGCAAAAGAGATATTGCAAGAAGCGAGGGATGAACTTAAGAAGAAAGGAATTGACCTTTGTGATAAAATTGAGGTGGGTATAATGATTGAGACTCCCGCTGCAGCTCTTGCCTCAGATATTCTTGCGGATGAAGTTGACTTTTTCAGTATAGGGACAAACGATCTCATTCAATATACTCTTGCAATAGATAGGACAAACGAAAAAGTTTCTTATTTGTATGATCCATTAAATCTATCTGTTCTGAGATTAATCAAGATGACGGTTGATAACGCACATAAGAAAGGAAAAGAGGTTGGAGTTTGTGGCGAAATGGCTTCTGATGAGAAAGCTGTGCCAGTTTTAATTGGCATTGGAGTGGATGAACTTAGTGTAAATCCTTCTAAGATTCTAAGAGTAAAAAAGAAAATAGAAAATACTAATTATATCTCAGAAAAGGAAAAACTGGAAGAATATCTTTTGGGAAACTAA
- a CDS encoding S9 family peptidase, protein MEKITFDDLLKFKFISGLTLSPDGEKLAFVVHDMNKDENGYTSNIWIYDIQKGTLSQLTSSNKDSSPIWLDSSRILFVSWREEKDRKRKENGEPVTPFYEITVEGGEAKRTFELPFFVERLKKLNDEVFLFTAVYDHRLGEFWKLSDEEKEKLLKSLKEEKDYEVVDEIPFWANGSGFTNKKRLRLFKYNIQTQQISPITDEYSNVEYISDSPDGNTVLYVSNTFKDVMKMPNDLYLYDAQKDESIKLTHHDHFMYELAEFVDGKVIFAGSDMRRYGINENPQFYILDISSNRVEPIAPDFDASIGNSVNSDCRFGRNRAIKIDGKYLYFVSTQWHDAQLFRIDLSGKIEQLTFETGSVDGFDVVNGQVFFVGLRNMKLQEIYELVGKQEKQISQFNEWVQKERYISRPERFTFNTKDGTPIEGWVMKPFNFEPGKKYPAILEIHGGPKTAYGEVFMHEMQLLASEGYVVMFCNPRGSDGRGNQFADIRGKYGTIDYEDIMQFVDEAIAKYEFIDENRIGVTGGSYGGFMTNWIIGHTDRFKAAVSQRSISNWISKFGTTDIGYFFVEDQQLATPWSDFEKLWWHSPMKYADKAKTPTLFIHSDEDYRCWLVEAIQMFTSLKYHGVEAKLVIFKGENHDLSRSGKPLHRLRRLKEIVGWFDKYIK, encoded by the coding sequence GTGGAAAAAATAACATTCGATGATTTGTTGAAATTCAAGTTTATTTCTGGATTAACACTTTCTCCTGATGGTGAAAAGCTTGCTTTTGTTGTTCATGATATGAACAAAGATGAGAATGGTTATACCTCTAACATCTGGATTTACGATATTCAGAAAGGTACACTCTCGCAGCTCACATCTTCAAACAAAGACAGCTCACCAATTTGGTTGGATAGCTCAAGGATTCTCTTTGTCTCATGGAGAGAGGAAAAAGACAGAAAGAGGAAAGAAAACGGTGAGCCAGTAACACCGTTTTACGAAATAACCGTTGAAGGTGGGGAAGCAAAGCGCACTTTCGAACTGCCGTTCTTTGTCGAGCGCTTAAAGAAATTGAACGATGAGGTCTTTCTATTCACAGCAGTGTACGACCACAGACTTGGTGAGTTTTGGAAATTGAGCGATGAAGAGAAAGAAAAGCTACTCAAATCTTTGAAAGAAGAAAAAGACTACGAAGTCGTTGATGAAATACCTTTCTGGGCAAACGGTTCTGGGTTTACGAACAAGAAACGATTGAGACTTTTCAAATACAATATTCAAACCCAACAAATCAGCCCCATCACCGACGAATATTCCAACGTAGAGTACATCTCTGACAGCCCCGATGGAAATACTGTCCTGTATGTTTCCAACACCTTCAAAGACGTCATGAAAATGCCCAATGATTTGTACCTTTACGATGCGCAAAAAGATGAATCGATTAAATTGACTCACCACGACCACTTCATGTACGAACTTGCTGAGTTTGTGGATGGGAAGGTAATCTTCGCTGGAAGTGACATGCGAAGATATGGAATAAACGAAAATCCGCAATTCTACATACTCGATATCTCAAGCAATCGGGTAGAACCGATAGCGCCCGATTTTGATGCGAGCATCGGCAACAGTGTGAACAGCGACTGCAGATTTGGTCGGAACAGAGCTATTAAAATTGATGGTAAGTACCTGTATTTTGTGAGCACGCAATGGCACGATGCTCAGCTTTTCAGAATAGACCTCTCTGGGAAGATTGAGCAGCTCACATTCGAAACTGGTTCGGTCGATGGTTTTGATGTTGTAAATGGCCAGGTGTTCTTCGTTGGCTTGAGAAATATGAAACTTCAAGAAATCTACGAGCTTGTTGGAAAACAAGAAAAACAAATCAGCCAGTTCAACGAATGGGTGCAAAAAGAAAGGTACATATCAAGACCTGAGCGGTTCACGTTCAACACAAAAGATGGTACACCCATCGAAGGTTGGGTCATGAAACCTTTCAACTTCGAACCTGGGAAGAAATACCCTGCCATCTTAGAAATCCACGGTGGACCGAAGACAGCCTATGGAGAAGTCTTCATGCACGAAATGCAGCTACTTGCAAGTGAAGGATACGTTGTCATGTTCTGCAATCCGCGTGGTAGTGACGGAAGAGGCAATCAATTCGCAGACATCAGAGGAAAATACGGCACAATAGACTACGAAGATATCATGCAATTTGTGGATGAGGCAATAGCAAAATACGAATTCATTGATGAGAATAGGATAGGAGTAACTGGTGGATCGTACGGCGGCTTTATGACCAATTGGATTATCGGCCACACGGATAGATTCAAGGCGGCAGTTTCCCAAAGAAGCATTTCAAACTGGATAAGCAAATTCGGAACGACGGATATTGGATACTTCTTTGTCGAAGACCAGCAATTAGCAACACCATGGAGTGACTTTGAAAAACTCTGGTGGCACTCACCGATGAAATACGCAGACAAAGCTAAAACACCAACACTTTTCATCCACTCTGATGAAGACTACCGCTGCTGGCTTGTTGAAGCAATCCAGATGTTTACATCGCTCAAATACCACGGAGTTGAAGCAAAATTAGTGATATTCAAAGGAGAAAACCACGACCTGAGCAGGAGTGGTAAGCCGCTGCATAGGTTGAGAAGGTTGAAGGAAATTGTGGGTTGGTTTGATAAGTATATCAAGTGA
- a CDS encoding HD-GYP domain-containing protein: MMRKSEGNKKKSVFKNLEKIRRALFLLAILLLLSISVAGIFQLKANKEYQQIKETFRIINRAVLDKSFAADLIDYMKKYKYDYTVFENALKSNQMEVVAEQIREFAKHMTSYEQKMLTNRFRSFMWSLASYFFLFAFIYFLFELIYRQVISQASKTYNTIKNTYESLYIDKIPQIEPEVSEEDAILNELVREANLRYDIVQYFRSLPYVETLEDYVKVIGEHVCGFFDAGRFSFALVSGDLAIAESVYFVEKDKVPFLDKGFAQKLDETSLGRIIKEDIKYRIIKDLRTVDSISAKLIVKEGFLSNITVPAVVNNRVIGFLFLSASEPNHFTEEDGKLFYIISLLVSPKLYHALTLQKIIANLGGSFLDLVEYRDNETGNHIKRVAEYSRILAQALKLEPKLVREIYEFSPLHDLGKVGIPDRILLKPGKLDENEWEIMKKHVGIGEMILKNFAQNSQEFISEKALQTAINILADHHEKWDGSGYPRGKKGEEISIEGRIVAIADVFDALTTKRPYKNAFSFEDSVKIIQEQAGKHFDPKLVELFLENLDKIYNIYNELKDVEEETVKIIDSGEAKNQQ, translated from the coding sequence ATGATGAGAAAATCTGAAGGTAACAAGAAAAAGTCTGTGTTCAAGAATTTGGAGAAGATTAGAAGAGCACTTTTCTTACTTGCCATATTACTGTTATTAAGCATATCTGTAGCTGGTATATTTCAACTGAAAGCCAATAAAGAATACCAGCAGATTAAAGAAACGTTCAGGATAATCAACCGTGCTGTTCTTGATAAATCATTCGCAGCGGATTTGATAGATTATATGAAAAAATATAAATACGACTACACAGTTTTCGAAAATGCTTTAAAGTCAAACCAAATGGAAGTCGTTGCTGAGCAAATCAGAGAATTTGCAAAGCACATGACCAGTTATGAGCAAAAGATGCTGACAAACCGCTTCAGAAGTTTCATGTGGTCCTTGGCGTCTTATTTCTTTTTGTTTGCTTTCATCTACTTTCTCTTCGAGTTAATTTACCGGCAAGTTATTTCACAAGCTTCCAAGACATACAATACAATTAAAAATACTTATGAATCGCTGTACATAGATAAGATTCCACAAATCGAACCAGAAGTATCTGAAGAAGATGCAATTTTAAACGAATTAGTAAGAGAAGCGAATTTACGCTACGATATAGTCCAGTATTTCAGGTCACTTCCTTACGTCGAGACACTCGAGGACTACGTAAAAGTAATAGGCGAACATGTTTGTGGTTTCTTCGATGCAGGAAGGTTCTCATTTGCTTTAGTTTCTGGGGATTTAGCCATTGCCGAAAGCGTGTATTTTGTAGAAAAAGACAAAGTACCATTTCTTGACAAAGGTTTTGCGCAGAAATTGGATGAGACTTCCCTTGGAAGAATAATTAAAGAAGATATAAAATACAGGATAATAAAAGATTTAAGAACAGTCGACTCGATAAGTGCAAAGCTCATAGTCAAAGAGGGATTTTTGTCGAATATAACAGTACCTGCTGTTGTAAACAATCGTGTGATAGGATTTTTATTTTTGTCCGCCAGCGAACCAAACCACTTCACAGAGGAAGATGGAAAACTGTTTTACATAATATCGTTGTTGGTTTCTCCCAAGCTTTACCACGCGTTGACTCTCCAGAAAATAATAGCCAACCTTGGTGGGTCGTTCCTTGACCTTGTGGAGTACAGAGACAACGAAACTGGAAACCACATCAAAAGAGTTGCAGAATATTCCAGAATATTAGCGCAGGCACTAAAGTTGGAACCCAAGCTGGTTAGGGAAATATACGAATTCTCTCCGTTACACGATTTAGGAAAGGTTGGCATACCAGATAGAATACTGCTCAAGCCTGGAAAACTCGATGAAAATGAATGGGAAATAATGAAAAAGCACGTCGGTATAGGTGAGATGATCCTCAAAAATTTCGCACAGAACAGCCAGGAATTTATAAGTGAAAAAGCCCTGCAAACAGCAATAAACATACTAGCTGACCATCACGAGAAATGGGACGGCAGCGGCTATCCGAGAGGAAAGAAAGGCGAGGAGATAAGTATAGAAGGCAGAATAGTTGCAATCGCAGATGTCTTCGATGCGTTAACTACGAAAAGACCATACAAAAATGCATTTTCGTTTGAAGATTCAGTAAAGATCATTCAAGAACAAGCTGGAAAACACTTCGATCCCAAGTTAGTTGAGTTGTTTTTAGAAAATCTTGATAAGATATACAACATCTACAATGAATTAAAAGACGTAGAAGAAGAAACAGTAAAAATTATCGACTCTGGCGAAGCAAAAAATCAGCAGTGA
- a CDS encoding M15 family metallopeptidase yields MDRSLQKLKPEFRILVERFVEKCRMENIEVLIYNTYRSKEEQYALYLQGRAPLEVVNQARRKAGLRPIKEIENKVVTMLKDSPHCHGLAADFVPLTDGKAVWNDYQLWNKCGKIAQSLGIEWGGSWKDFPDYPHLQMRNWKRYVK; encoded by the coding sequence ATGGACAGGAGTTTGCAAAAGTTAAAGCCAGAATTTAGAATTCTTGTCGAACGGTTTGTTGAAAAGTGCAGAATGGAAAATATAGAAGTATTGATTTACAACACGTACCGAAGCAAAGAAGAACAGTACGCTCTCTATCTGCAAGGCAGGGCACCTCTTGAAGTGGTGAACCAAGCAAGAAGAAAGGCAGGATTAAGACCGATTAAGGAAATCGAAAACAAGGTTGTAACGATGCTCAAAGACTCCCCACACTGCCACGGCTTAGCTGCCGATTTCGTACCACTGACCGATGGAAAAGCGGTTTGGAATGATTACCAGCTATGGAACAAATGTGGCAAAATAGCTCAGAGCTTAGGCATAGAGTGGGGCGGAAGTTGGAAGGATTTCCCGGATTATCCGCATTTACAGATGAGAAATTGGAAAAGATATGTGAAATAA
- the rgy gene encoding reverse gyrase — translation MADNQSMNATLEAVFKNLCPNCSGDISSIRLIKGLPCEKCLSEEIDGKGALCRLSNLEGLKEFCNLNQEYTEWEETFKKYVGFEPWELQKFWAKKLLLKRSFALLAPTGIGKTSWGFASAIYFAKHNKKSYIVLPTRLLLLQSYEKLKGKVPDKDLLVIGIEESKKEKDQNKERLANGQFKVLVTTSMFLYKNVDLIPRDFSFIFVDDVDSFLKTAKNIDKALYLLGFEPRDIELAMKYIRMRRNITEENTEEINSLREQVRRISKKAKGVMVVSSATSNPKSERIKLFKELLAFDVGRPVFYLRNVEDIYEHVGPDQAKLESVLVEKIKQFGDGGLVFVSSDYGKEKVDELKALFQRFGITSESYENFSEEILEKYKNKEIQVLIGISSYRNPLARGLDLPEIIRYAVFYGVPKIVVSLDLEGNVKHILLALSTLRPLIARDRELENWTPTVDRWMKELSKLGNIANPPKERVEKLREEIKNFILSEKVASKIKSADDISLRQEDGKWYLVVADVTGYLQASGRTSRLFVGGISKGLSYLLVDDKKVFNNLIRKLRWWFSSDVVFKDAQSVDLESIIEQINSDRERVRKKEGRRDDFLKPVLVIVESPHKARTIANFFGKPISRSLEGHELYEVITEDKYVVITASFGHVFDLNKEEGYFGVLENASNGRVKYVPIYETIEGKENIVDAIREASKEFEQILIATDPDTEGEKISWDLKNLCSVYAMNIKRMEFHEVTKRAILNALREHRDVDEDLVKAQVVRRISDRWVGFELSQLLQKTFGRSNLSAGRVQTPVLGWVIERAKESQQKKYLVTISKDGLELKFEFENKEEAERFYNEIKTAEVIKGEEKTIDKAPLPPYTTDVILKDASEKYRLSVSRTMEVLQDLFERGFITYHRTDSTRVSDFGINVAREYISENFGETFFKPRTWGEGGAHECIRPTRALDIEDIKSMIYSGELEGFTKDHIAIYDLIFKRFIASQMKNVILKGYDVTFKVVNKTQEMEVYEDIVEEGFNKVFPIKLVKVPEGSIDVSNNKFIRAVPKVYPFTQGSLVEEMKKRGLGRPSTYATIVSRLLERGYVIERNGFLLPTPLGERVYQFFNSDKEKFKFVSENFTRELEKLMDKVETAQANYQEILRSLKAELEKI, via the coding sequence ATGGCGGACAATCAGTCAATGAATGCGACATTAGAAGCTGTATTCAAAAACCTCTGTCCGAACTGCAGTGGTGACATATCTTCAATAAGGTTAATTAAAGGGCTTCCTTGCGAAAAGTGTTTAAGCGAAGAAATAGATGGCAAGGGAGCCCTTTGCCGTTTAAGTAATCTGGAAGGGTTGAAAGAGTTCTGCAACCTAAACCAAGAGTACACCGAATGGGAAGAGACATTCAAAAAATACGTAGGATTTGAGCCATGGGAATTGCAAAAATTCTGGGCGAAAAAATTGCTTTTGAAAAGGTCATTTGCACTTCTTGCACCAACCGGCATTGGTAAGACATCCTGGGGTTTTGCCTCCGCAATATACTTTGCAAAGCACAACAAAAAATCGTACATCGTCCTTCCTACAAGGCTTTTGCTTTTGCAAAGCTATGAAAAACTAAAAGGCAAAGTTCCAGATAAAGACTTGCTCGTTATTGGAATAGAAGAGTCGAAGAAAGAAAAGGACCAGAATAAAGAAAGACTTGCAAATGGCCAATTCAAAGTCCTTGTCACTACGTCCATGTTCCTTTACAAAAATGTCGACCTTATCCCCAGAGATTTCAGCTTCATTTTCGTCGACGATGTGGATTCATTTTTGAAGACAGCGAAGAACATAGACAAAGCGTTGTATTTGCTTGGCTTTGAGCCAAGGGATATTGAATTGGCGATGAAATACATTAGAATGAGAAGAAATATCACAGAAGAAAATACTGAAGAGATTAACTCATTAAGAGAGCAAGTGAGAAGAATTTCAAAGAAAGCGAAAGGTGTAATGGTTGTGTCATCAGCTACGAGCAATCCAAAATCAGAAAGGATAAAACTCTTCAAAGAACTTCTTGCATTCGACGTAGGTAGGCCAGTGTTTTATTTAAGAAACGTAGAGGATATCTACGAGCATGTCGGTCCAGACCAAGCCAAATTGGAAAGCGTACTCGTTGAAAAGATAAAGCAATTCGGTGATGGTGGGCTTGTTTTTGTTTCTTCGGACTACGGAAAAGAAAAAGTTGACGAATTAAAAGCACTTTTCCAAAGATTTGGAATCACAAGCGAAAGCTATGAAAATTTCTCGGAAGAAATATTGGAGAAGTACAAAAATAAAGAAATACAAGTGCTGATAGGCATCTCTTCTTACAGAAACCCATTAGCACGAGGTTTGGACCTTCCAGAAATAATTCGGTACGCCGTATTCTACGGCGTTCCGAAAATCGTAGTGAGCTTGGACTTGGAAGGAAATGTAAAGCACATCCTCCTTGCTCTTTCCACACTAAGACCTCTTATAGCAAGGGATAGAGAATTGGAAAACTGGACACCAACGGTAGATAGGTGGATGAAAGAGCTCAGTAAACTTGGGAATATTGCAAATCCGCCAAAAGAACGTGTTGAGAAACTGAGAGAAGAGATTAAGAATTTCATCCTTTCAGAAAAGGTTGCTTCAAAGATAAAATCCGCTGACGATATTTCACTTAGGCAAGAGGATGGCAAGTGGTATCTGGTGGTGGCTGACGTCACCGGTTATCTCCAAGCCTCAGGCCGTACTTCAAGACTCTTCGTTGGTGGTATCTCGAAGGGTTTGAGCTACTTACTTGTGGACGACAAGAAAGTCTTCAACAACCTCATCAGAAAACTGCGCTGGTGGTTCAGCTCGGATGTCGTGTTCAAAGATGCACAAAGCGTTGATTTGGAAAGTATCATCGAACAAATCAACAGCGATAGAGAACGTGTGAGGAAGAAAGAAGGCAGACGAGACGACTTCTTGAAGCCTGTGCTTGTTATCGTTGAATCACCGCACAAAGCAAGAACCATTGCGAACTTCTTTGGAAAGCCAATTTCCAGAAGCCTCGAAGGGCATGAACTATACGAAGTGATAACCGAAGACAAATACGTTGTCATCACCGCGTCCTTCGGGCATGTATTCGACCTAAACAAAGAGGAAGGTTATTTCGGAGTATTAGAAAATGCATCCAACGGCCGTGTTAAATACGTCCCTATATACGAAACCATCGAAGGGAAAGAAAACATCGTTGATGCAATCAGAGAGGCAAGCAAAGAATTTGAGCAGATACTCATCGCAACTGACCCTGATACCGAAGGTGAAAAGATCTCGTGGGATTTGAAAAACTTGTGCAGTGTGTATGCGATGAATATAAAGCGTATGGAATTTCATGAAGTTACAAAACGTGCGATTTTGAACGCACTGCGGGAGCATAGGGACGTCGATGAAGACCTCGTAAAAGCGCAGGTTGTCAGGCGAATATCGGACAGGTGGGTCGGATTTGAACTATCCCAACTGCTCCAAAAAACATTTGGACGCAGCAACCTGTCAGCTGGAAGGGTTCAGACTCCTGTCCTTGGATGGGTGATAGAACGAGCAAAAGAAAGTCAGCAGAAAAAATATCTCGTGACAATTTCAAAAGACGGATTAGAGTTGAAATTTGAATTCGAAAACAAAGAAGAAGCTGAAAGGTTCTATAACGAAATAAAAACAGCTGAAGTAATAAAAGGTGAAGAAAAAACAATTGATAAAGCACCTCTACCTCCCTACACAACAGACGTGATTTTGAAAGATGCATCGGAAAAATACAGACTCTCGGTCTCCAGAACGATGGAAGTGCTACAAGACCTCTTTGAACGCGGATTTATAACATACCACAGAACAGATTCAACACGCGTTTCCGACTTTGGTATCAACGTCGCACGAGAGTACATTTCAGAAAACTTCGGTGAAACATTCTTCAAGCCAAGAACTTGGGGCGAAGGTGGCGCACACGAATGTATCAGGCCAACAAGAGCCTTGGATATTGAAGATATCAAATCCATGATTTATTCTGGCGAACTTGAAGGATTCACAAAAGACCACATTGCTATCTACGACCTCATATTCAAGCGTTTCATCGCTTCTCAAATGAAGAACGTTATCCTAAAAGGTTACGACGTTACATTCAAAGTAGTCAACAAGACGCAAGAGATGGAAGTATACGAAGATATTGTAGAAGAAGGATTCAATAAAGTCTTCCCGATAAAACTTGTGAAGGTTCCGGAAGGAAGCATCGACGTTTCTAACAACAAATTCATTCGAGCGGTTCCAAAGGTCTATCCATTCACACAAGGTTCGCTCGTTGAAGAAATGAAAAAGCGTGGACTTGGCAGGCCTTCCACGTACGCAACAATCGTGAGTAGGTTGCTTGAACGAGGATATGTGATAGAAAGAAATGGTTTCTTGCTCCCAACCCCACTGGGAGAAAGGGTCTACCAGTTCTTCAATTCAGACAAAGAAAAATTCAAATTCGTCAGCGAAAACTTCACGCGCGAATTGGAAAAGCTTATGGACAAAGTAGAAACTGCACAAGCAAACTACCAAGAAATACTGAGAAGTTTAAAAGCAGAGCTGGAGAAAATTTAG
- the recF gene encoding DNA replication/repair protein RecF (All proteins in this family for which functions are known are DNA-binding proteins that assist the filamentation of RecA onto DNA for the initiation of recombination or recombinational repair.) — MEKKKMVIKELTVKNFRNFSEHTVQFSDGINVIYGPNGSGKTSVLEAVAYLSNPRSFRGARDYQILKMGEKHFEIKGRIVSGDEKHTIEIVYVQEDDKKEKVAYLDGSKVKRFRDIQEVFIAIPFSFRDYSMVDGGPAQRREFFDEIFSLLDLDYYETLRAYEKLLDERNEYLKQDPSMINREYLIETAKDLQIMADKIVEKREQMVQELSEYLDKIFRIEYKSDFKGKNFLDYIDQDIAEQVTTIGPHSQDDYLLYYKELLARHYASEGQKRLLYLSIVLAFKKLIEETKHYEPVFLFDEPFNVLDTHLLEKFISNLSGQVIIASITPLLGAHNIGLSLGE, encoded by the coding sequence ATGGAAAAGAAAAAGATGGTTATCAAAGAACTCACGGTGAAAAACTTCAGGAACTTTTCGGAGCATACTGTTCAATTCAGTGACGGGATAAACGTTATCTATGGTCCTAACGGTTCAGGTAAGACCTCCGTTTTGGAGGCCGTTGCGTATTTGTCCAACCCCCGCTCTTTCAGAGGCGCGAGAGATTACCAAATTTTGAAGATGGGAGAGAAGCACTTCGAGATTAAAGGTAGGATAGTCAGCGGTGATGAAAAGCACACGATAGAGATCGTCTACGTGCAAGAAGATGACAAGAAGGAAAAGGTTGCTTACCTCGATGGTTCGAAGGTCAAAAGATTCAGGGATATTCAGGAAGTCTTTATCGCTATCCCGTTCAGTTTCAGGGATTACTCCATGGTAGATGGCGGTCCTGCTCAGAGAAGGGAATTCTTTGACGAGATATTCTCTTTGCTTGACCTGGACTATTACGAAACTCTTCGTGCATATGAAAAACTTTTGGATGAAAGGAATGAATATCTAAAACAAGATCCTTCGATGATTAACAGAGAATACTTGATTGAAACAGCTAAAGATCTGCAGATTATGGCTGACAAGATTGTGGAAAAAAGAGAACAGATGGTTCAAGAACTTTCAGAATACTTGGACAAAATCTTTAGGATAGAATACAAAAGTGATTTCAAAGGAAAGAATTTCTTGGATTACATTGACCAAGACATAGCCGAGCAGGTAACAACAATAGGTCCGCATTCTCAGGATGATTATTTACTGTACTACAAAGAGCTTCTTGCAAGACACTATGCTTCCGAAGGTCAGAAACGTTTGCTTTACCTCTCAATAGTGCTTGCGTTCAAGAAACTGATTGAAGAGACAAAGCACTACGAACCTGTCTTCTTGTTTGACGAACCATTCAACGTGCTTGATACTCATCTTCTTGAGAAGTTCATATCGAACCTCTCTGGTCAGGTGATTATCGCTTCGATAACACCACTGCTCGGTGCACACAACATAGGTTTGTCGCTTGGGGAGTGA